TGTCTACTTGTGAACCACTCACGtagaagtgttttttttaactcgTTGGTTATATTCTTTGTACATTGGTGCAGACAAGCTTGTGGTCTCAACCTCTTGCTCTCTTCTACACACTGCCGTTGACCTTGTTAACGAGACTAAGCTTGATTCTGAAATCAAGTCTTGGTTAGCATTTGCTGCTCAGAAGGTCGTTGAAGTAGATGCATTGGCCAAGGCTTTGGCTGGTCAGACTAATCAGGTATTGCAAAAGAATTTGCAATTTCTCTAGTGAACCACCCTAAACACTACATCTCTCTAACACTTCACACTCTTTCAGAGCTTCTTCTCTGCCAACGCAGAGGCTTTGTCTTCAAGGAGGTCTTCTCCAAGAGTCACCAACCAGTCTGTCCAGAAGGCTGTAAGTTCTTGCTCAAAACTTTATCCACATGATCATGGCCTCATGGGCCATCATGAGATTTTTGGAACTATaaacaatttagtaaaaatgtttataaatattttaaaataaattcgGGGGTCTATTTTAAATGTacaaatatttccaaaattttggAGACTATAGGCCTATGTTTCACTTGGCTATGCTCAAGACCGCCCATGTAcatgatatatgtatttctattgATGTTTTGTGATTCTTGTAATCTATCAGGCTGCTGATTTGAAGGGATCAGACCATCGCCGTGCCACTGAAGTTACCGCAAGACTAGATGCTCAGCAGAAGAAGCTTAACCTTCCAATCCTCCCAACCACAACCATTGGTTCCTTCCCACAGACCGTGGAACTCAGGAGGGTTCGCCGTGAATACAAGGCCAAGAAGTTAGTCTCTTAAACATAAACCGTTGAGCATTGGTCATTTAAGTAGTTTGCTAACTGGCTTCTCTTGTACTAGAATCTCTGAAGAGGATTACGTCAAAGCAATCAAGGAAGAGATCAAGAAGGTTGTTGACATCCAAGAGGATCTTGACATTGATGTTCTTGTCCACGGAGAGCCTGAGGTGAGTCTTTACTTAATCAGCAAACCCCCTATACTAATCATGACACGTTCTGTCTCTGACTCATGTAGAGAAACGACATGGTTGAGTACTTTGGAGAGCAGTTGTCAGGTTTTGCATTCACAGCAAACGGATGGGTACAATCATACGGATCTCGTTGTGTGAAGCCACCGATCATCTACGGTGACGTGAGCCGTCCCAAGCCAATGACGGTCTTCTGGTCTTCAACAGCTCAGAGCATGACCAAACGTCCCATGAAGGGTATGCTTACAGGACCAGTCACGATTCTTAACTGGTCTTTTGTCAGAAACGACCAGCCTAGGCACGAGACTTGTTACCAGATCGCTTTGGCTATCAAAGATGAAGTGGAAGACCTCGAGAAGGGAGGTATTGGAGTCATTCAGATTGATGAAGCTGCTCTTAGAGAAGGGTTGCCTCTTAGGAAAGCAGAACACTCTTTCTACTTGGACTGGGCTGTTCATTCTTTCAGAATCACTAACTGTGGTGTTCAAGACAGTACTCAGGtaaaaacacttataaataaTGTTCAAGAAATAGTTAGGCCTAGATACTTTATAGAAGATTAGAGAGGCTTTAActagtattgatatatatatttatatttatattagatattttagttttttgtgtctaattataaaattatttttatgaattataaaattagataaaaataatagtagACAAATTTATGGATTTACACTAACATTATTGCTTGATAAACAGATTAGAATAGTTTAGATCGATTTATACCAATTTTAGTCGATTCAAAACTGTTTAAACCTATTTAAACACACATaaattggatttaaaaaaaattgtttcgaTTATAACCGATTTGCTCGCCTATactgatttttagaacattgctTATAAGATCTCAAACAGTGTTAGAATGTTTCTGCAACTAACTTCTAAtgggttgtttttgtttttccataGATTCACACCCACATGTGTTACTCACACTTCAACGACATCATCCACTCCATCATCGACATGGACGCTGATGTTATCACCATTGAGAACTCACGTTCAGATGAGAAGCTTCTCTCTGTGTTCCGTGAAGGAGTGAAGTACGGTGCAGGTATTGGTCCTGGTGTTTACGACATCCACTCACCGAGAATCCCATCCACGGATGAGATTGCAGACAGGGTCAACAAGATGCTTGCGGTTTTGGAGCAGAACATCTTGTGGGTTAACCCTGACTGTGGTCTGAAGACAAGGAAGTACACTGAGGTTAAGCCAGCACTTAAGAACATGGTTGATGCGGCCAAGCTTATCCGCTCCCAGCTCGCTAGTGCCAAGTGAAGAGCTTGAAGagatattatgttttatttatggtttgtgtttgtttgatttgaataaCTTTTCTTCCAAGAAAATATAGTAGCCAAAATTAGGTTCTGATGAAATATGTatctctctgtttttcttttgcaaTGTTATATGTATGTATCTTTGTTTTCTCTGGCCACTTGAATGAGAATGGCGATTTTATATTCCTTACAAGAGTGAATCTGACAAAGGCCAGAGAAGTTCAAGGAAATGGTTGTGTATTACCATACTCATCCttcttatcatcatcatcatcatcatcatcatcatcatcatcatcatcatttccgTTGTCTCTGTTCTCAAGCCATGGACACAGAAACATGATGCTTAGGGTTCTCTTCTCTCTGCCCTGCTTCTAGAGCTTCTGTATACACGAGTATAAATTGCATATACATGTATCATCGCATCAAACGATATCCTTGCAATGTCACTATGAAAATGATGTCTAACTATTATACAAAGGCCAAACTCCAATACCATTACAGTGAAGCATCACAGTCGAAATGAAAATGGAGAGAATCAGAAGACAGAAAGTGAATATTAAAACTCTGATTGAAATTTACTTTTATCTTTCGTATCTGTAGTATGTCCAAACAAATCCagtaaaaagagaagaaagaatctGAATGAACCTTTATCAGATTTACAAtggtaagaagaaaaaaaaaaagatacctCCAACTTCACATTTGGTACATAAGAAGACCTTAGAGAAGGATGAACCATAACGGTCGTCCTTTGCTGCATCAGTCATCCTTTGCTGCATAAGGGACGCTTTGGAGGcaataaaaatatctttgagAAAGCTTTGACGTATAAAGAATATGCAGCTAATTTGCAAGAAACTACTACCAAAAGAAtgaaactacaaaaaaaaacttattctgagaaaagaaaaaaaagccgGTAACTATAGAAAAACCAAATGACACCCGGCAGAATCTGCATCGTTGTCACAGTACTAGTCATTGGGATCCCATTCTTCATCCTGGTCAAAAGCTGAAGCCACCTTACTCTTCGCAAACTCTTCTTCAGTTTCTGACTGTTCAGTGAGAAGGTCATGTTCATAATCAGGCTGATCACTATCATCAGTTTTACTCTTTTCCACCCCAGCTGATTTTATCCAT
The window above is part of the Brassica napus cultivar Da-Ae chromosome C3, Da-Ae, whole genome shotgun sequence genome. Proteins encoded here:
- the LOC106447616 gene encoding 5-methyltetrahydropteroyltriglutamate--homocysteine methyltransferase 2; translated protein: MASHIVGYPRMGPKRELKFALESFWDGKTTAEDLKKVSADLRSDIWKQMSAAGIKYIPSNTFAYYDQVLDTTAMLGAVPPRYGWNSGEIGFDVYFSMARGNASVPAMEMTKWFDTNYHYIVPELGPEVKFSYASHKAVNEYKEAKALGVETVPVLVGPVSYLLLSKLAKGVDKSFDLLSLLPKILPIYKEVIAELKGAGATWIQFDEPLFVMDLEGHKLQAFSGAYAELESTLSGLNVLVETYFADVPAEAYKTLTSLKGVTAFGFDLIRGTKTIDLIKSGFPKDKYLFAGVVDGRNIWANDLAASLITLQSLEGVVGKDKLVVSTSCSLLHTAVDLVNETKLDSEIKSWLAFAAQKVVEVDALAKALAGQTNQSFFSANAEALSSRRSSPRVTNQSVQKAAADLKGSDHRRATEVTARLDAQQKKLNLPILPTTTIGSFPQTVELRRVRREYKAKKISEEDYVKAIKEEIKKVVDIQEDLDIDVLVHGEPERNDMVEYFGEQLSGFAFTANGWVQSYGSRCVKPPIIYGDVSRPKPMTVFWSSTAQSMTKRPMKGMLTGPVTILNWSFVRNDQPRHETCYQIALAIKDEVEDLEKGGIGVIQIDEAALREGLPLRKAEHSFYLDWAVHSFRITNCGVQDSTQIHTHMCYSHFNDIIHSIIDMDADVITIENSRSDEKLLSVFREGVKYGAGIGPGVYDIHSPRIPSTDEIADRVNKMLAVLEQNILWVNPDCGLKTRKYTEVKPALKNMVDAAKLIRSQLASAK